The following are encoded in a window of Haloarcula laminariae genomic DNA:
- a CDS encoding potassium channel family protein: MDTWQRRTLIYLVGLVGVILGYALAYDYGMSAFEGDPREFLHSLQVVVETFTTTGYGSDAPWSSTGMRLLVIVMDITGVVLIFLALPVLLFPLFEEAIETNAPTTVERDLADHVVICHFTPRGETLVTELESWDVDYIVVEPDGDRADDLYEAGYHVVHADPQSVEALERARLTDARALVADASDQVNTSIVLTAREVDEGVRTVSVVEEPDRARYHDLAGADAVLSPRRLLGESLASKVTTGVSTTLGDSIEVGEDFDIAELPVHRGSDLVGTTLAESGIREETGVNVIGAWFRGQFVSPPSPDAELDGSTVLLAAGTARQLERLKSRTLSSVRGFRRGETVIVGYGEVGQTIADNLSAANVPYTVLDQVEADGVDVVGDATEPADLRAAGVETARTVILALSKDTDAEFATLVVRDLNPEVEVIARAEETQNVTKMYRAGADYILSLATVSGRMLASTILEDEDVISMDQQVEIVRTDAGDLAGRTLGAADVRSRTGCTVVAVERNGTVLTDLGPDVRVQSGDSLVIAGTDAGVKRFQSFYQHRT; the protein is encoded by the coding sequence ATGGATACGTGGCAGCGGCGGACGCTGATTTATCTCGTCGGACTCGTCGGTGTGATTCTGGGCTACGCGCTGGCCTACGACTACGGAATGTCAGCCTTCGAGGGCGACCCCCGCGAGTTCCTCCACTCGCTACAGGTCGTCGTCGAGACGTTCACGACTACCGGGTATGGCTCGGACGCCCCGTGGTCGAGTACGGGGATGCGCCTGCTGGTCATCGTGATGGACATCACGGGTGTCGTCCTCATCTTCCTCGCCCTGCCGGTGTTGCTCTTTCCGCTGTTCGAGGAGGCCATCGAGACGAACGCCCCGACCACCGTCGAGCGCGACCTCGCGGACCACGTCGTTATCTGTCACTTCACGCCCCGCGGCGAGACACTCGTCACCGAACTGGAGTCGTGGGACGTCGACTACATCGTCGTCGAACCTGACGGCGACCGCGCCGACGACCTCTACGAGGCGGGCTATCACGTCGTCCACGCCGACCCCCAGTCCGTCGAGGCGCTGGAGCGGGCCCGGCTCACCGACGCGCGGGCGCTGGTCGCCGACGCCTCCGACCAGGTCAACACCAGCATCGTCCTCACGGCGCGGGAGGTCGACGAGGGCGTCCGGACGGTGAGCGTCGTCGAGGAGCCCGACCGCGCCCGGTACCACGACCTCGCGGGCGCCGACGCGGTTCTCTCGCCGCGCCGGCTGCTGGGCGAGAGCCTCGCCAGCAAGGTGACGACTGGCGTCTCGACGACGCTCGGCGACTCCATCGAGGTCGGCGAGGACTTCGACATCGCCGAGCTCCCCGTCCACCGCGGGAGCGACCTCGTCGGGACCACGCTCGCCGAGAGCGGCATCCGCGAGGAGACGGGGGTCAACGTCATCGGCGCGTGGTTCCGCGGCCAGTTCGTCAGCCCGCCATCGCCCGACGCCGAACTGGACGGTTCGACGGTGTTGCTCGCCGCCGGGACCGCCCGCCAGCTCGAACGGCTGAAATCCCGGACTCTCTCCAGCGTCCGGGGCTTTCGCCGCGGCGAGACGGTCATCGTCGGCTACGGCGAGGTCGGACAGACCATCGCGGACAACCTGTCGGCGGCGAACGTCCCCTACACGGTCCTCGACCAGGTCGAGGCGGACGGCGTCGACGTCGTCGGCGACGCCACCGAACCGGCTGACCTGCGGGCCGCCGGCGTCGAGACCGCCCGCACGGTCATCCTCGCGCTGTCGAAGGACACCGATGCGGAGTTCGCCACGCTCGTCGTCCGCGACCTGAACCCGGAGGTCGAGGTCATCGCCCGCGCCGAGGAGACCCAGAACGTCACCAAGATGTACCGGGCCGGCGCGGACTACATCCTCTCGCTGGCGACCGTCAGCGGCCGGATGCTCGCCTCGACTATCCTCGAAGACGAGGATGTCATCTCGATGGACCAGCAGGTCGAGATAGTCCGTACCGACGCCGGCGACCTCGCGGGGCGGACGCTCGGCGCGGCGGATGTCCGCTCGCGCACCGGCTGTACCGTGGTCGCCGTCGAACGCAACGGGACGGTGCTGACCGACCTCGGGCCGGACGTGCGCGTCCAGTCCGGCGACAGCCTCGTCATCGCCGGGACCGACGCCGGCGTGAAACGCTTCCAGAGCTTCTACCAGCACCGCACTTGA